GCATCGAGTATACCCCCCCTCGGCCAATTAACAACCCTTTTGGCGAGGGCGGCTTTCCAGGGGGCAATAATCGCTGAAATCGGACCCTGGCTGGCCGTGAGTTCTGAGCACAACAAGCACGATGACCAATGAACGGAAAAAGTGGTGATCCGCGATTTGCTGTGGTTCAGGGTTTTGCGGATTCGTACGGCAGCGATCTCACGCGACAGGCGACTCGAACGATTCCCCGGCTGCCGCGCCAGCTCGCCGTACTCGTCTGGCTGCCGCTTCTGCCACGGCACAAAACAGGAACGGGCTACTCATGGCCCAAGATACAGGCGGCAAAACGCTTCGCCGGTAGCAATCGCGAAAGTCTCGCGTCGAGGCTGGTGCGGAGAAAAGTTTCGCCCCAACAGCGAATGGCTCCTCAACCCTTAACGCCGCGCGTTGAATAGCCGCTTGAGAGCATCGGCGGCCGCTTCGCGGCTGTCTTTGGTCGACTTGGCTGAAGGGGGGACAAACTTGCCGGGACCGGCGGGTTTGGCGGGTTCCGCGGCATCCGACTTGGTCTCGCTGGGCTTGCCCGCTTGGGTGTCGGCCGCGGGCGATTTGACCATGGTCGTTTCGCGCAGCGAGGCGGGGAGCGCGGCAGGTGTTTCGTGGTGGGGCGCTTGGTCGGTTTCGCGGACATCGATCCGCCTGGTGTCGCGCTGGGCACCCTCGTCGTCGATCGACAACCAATCGCTGATGTCGTCGTCGGGGCTGGACGATGGCTTGCCGGTGGCGGTGCGCACCGCCACGTCTTTGACGTCCTTGACCTTTGGCTTCTTCCTGCCGCCGACACTCGAACTGAGCTGGACCTCAAACTCGAGCGAGCCGACTTTCAGCCGATCGCCGTTAGCAAGCTCGGATTGGCCGACGACTCGCTGGTCGTTGACAAAAGTGCCGTTGCGGCTGCCGAAATCGCGCACGGCGACAACTCCCTGCTGGATCAGCAGCGCACAATGATGGCGGCTGATCAAGTCGCTATGCGGGCGCAGATGGCAATCCTCTGCGCGTCCAATGAAGAATTTATCGACCGGAATCTTAATTTCTTTTCCGGCGCTGCTGCCGTTCAGCAGCTTCAGCGTCAATTCCATGCCACGCCTTCACTTCGTAGGGTAAGGATTAAACGAGCCAAAATAATAGCGCGAAATATCCTACGAAATCCAG
This Pirellulales bacterium DNA region includes the following protein-coding sequences:
- a CDS encoding FHA domain-containing protein; protein product: MELTLKLLNGSSAGKEIKIPVDKFFIGRAEDCHLRPHSDLISRHHCALLIQQGVVAVRDFGSRNGTFVNDQRVVGQSELANGDRLKVGSLEFEVQLSSSVGGRKKPKVKDVKDVAVRTATGKPSSSPDDDISDWLSIDDEGAQRDTRRIDVRETDQAPHHETPAALPASLRETTMVKSPAADTQAGKPSETKSDAAEPAKPAGPGKFVPPSAKSTKDSREAAADALKRLFNARR